From the Roseateles sp. XES5 genome, one window contains:
- the iolB gene encoding 5-deoxy-glucuronate isomerase, with protein MPKLLVKPEGRHGRVSHVTPQSAGWTYVGFDVHRMKPGEIVAAETGSREVCLVWISGKGKVTAAGEDFGVLGARMSPFDGAPHALYVPADANWSVTAETELELAVCSAPGGGGHKAKAIPPGTHEKVVRGKGSNVRHVHNIMPEDDNSAHSLLVVEVITPNGNTSSYPSHKHDRDDLPNESLLEETYYHRLNPPQGFAFQRVYTDDRSLDEAMAVEDGDVTLVPRGYHPCATVHGYDLYYLNVMAGPKRVWKFHNAKEHEWLLG; from the coding sequence ATGCCAAAGCTCCTCGTCAAACCCGAAGGCCGCCACGGCCGCGTCAGCCATGTGACGCCGCAAAGCGCCGGCTGGACCTATGTCGGCTTCGACGTGCACCGCATGAAGCCCGGCGAGATCGTCGCGGCGGAAACGGGCAGCCGCGAGGTCTGCCTCGTGTGGATTTCCGGCAAGGGCAAGGTGACGGCCGCGGGCGAGGACTTCGGCGTGCTCGGCGCGCGCATGAGCCCGTTCGACGGCGCGCCGCATGCGCTCTACGTGCCCGCCGACGCCAACTGGTCGGTGACGGCGGAGACGGAGCTGGAACTGGCCGTCTGCTCGGCCCCCGGCGGCGGCGGCCACAAGGCGAAGGCCATACCGCCCGGCACGCATGAAAAGGTCGTGCGCGGCAAGGGCTCGAATGTTCGCCACGTGCACAACATCATGCCGGAAGACGACAATTCGGCCCATTCGCTGCTGGTGGTGGAGGTGATCACCCCGAACGGCAACACCTCCTCCTATCCCTCGCACAAACACGACCGGGACGACCTGCCGAACGAAAGCCTGCTGGAAGAGACCTATTACCACCGCCTCAACCCGCCGCAGGGTTTCGCCTTCCAGCGCGTCTACACCGACGACCGCTCGCTGGACGAGGCGATGGCGGTGGAGGACGGCGACGTGACGCTGGTGCCGCGGGGCTATCACCCCTGCGCGACCGTGCACGGCTACGACCTTTATTACCTCAACGTGATGGCGGGGCCGAAGCGGGTGTGGAAATTCCACAATGCGAAGGAGCATGAATGGCTGCTGGGGTGA
- the iolD gene encoding 3D-(3,5/4)-trihydroxycyclohexane-1,2-dione acylhydrolase (decyclizing): MGKTIRLTMAQAVAHFLKAQKTVVDGKVVPIFGGVWAIFGHGNVAGMGEALYQVREDLPTLRAHNEQGMAHAAVAFAKAAFRQRFMACTTSIGPGALNMVTAAGVAHVNRLPVLFLPGDVFANRIPDPVLQQIEDFGDGTVSVNDAFRCVSRYFDRITRPEQIIPALKRAMQVLTDPVDCGPVTLSLCQDVQAEAYDYPASLFAEKVWTPRRPRPDSDELAAAIATLRKAQKPLIIAGGGVLYSQATAELKAFAGMHGIPVAVTQAGKSALPDGHPLCMGSVGVTGTSAANAFAEEADVILAVGTRLQDFTTGSWALFKQDGVRMIGLNTTLFDAAKHDSQPLVCDAREGLTLLSEALGGWKAPAAVEASAKARKAEWTAAAARATAPGNAALPSDAQVIGAVQRSIGGENSVLVCAAGGLPGELHKLWQAEKPGGYHMEYGFSCMGYEIAGALGVKLARPEADVVVMVGDGSYMMMNSELSTSIMLGRKLTVVVLDNRGYGCINRLQMATGGANFNNLLKDAMIEAMPEIDFRAHAESMGAVAVKVASLADLETAIQQSKANDRTSVIVIDTDPLITTKDGGHWWDVAVPEVSPRAEVNAAREAYVKARAAQTLG, translated from the coding sequence ATGGGCAAGACGATCCGGCTGACGATGGCGCAGGCCGTCGCGCATTTCCTGAAGGCGCAGAAGACGGTTGTCGACGGCAAGGTGGTGCCGATCTTCGGCGGCGTCTGGGCGATCTTCGGCCACGGCAACGTCGCCGGCATGGGCGAAGCGCTCTACCAGGTGCGCGAGGACCTGCCGACGCTGCGCGCCCATAACGAGCAGGGCATGGCGCATGCCGCCGTCGCCTTCGCCAAGGCGGCCTTCCGCCAGCGCTTCATGGCCTGCACGACCTCCATCGGCCCCGGCGCGCTCAACATGGTGACGGCCGCCGGCGTCGCCCATGTCAACCGCCTGCCCGTGCTCTTCCTGCCCGGCGATGTCTTCGCCAACCGCATTCCCGATCCGGTGCTCCAGCAGATCGAGGATTTCGGCGACGGCACCGTCTCCGTCAACGACGCCTTCCGCTGCGTCTCGCGCTATTTCGACCGCATCACGCGGCCCGAGCAGATCATTCCCGCCCTGAAGCGCGCCATGCAGGTGCTGACCGACCCGGTCGATTGCGGGCCGGTGACGCTCTCGCTCTGCCAGGACGTGCAGGCGGAAGCCTATGACTATCCGGCAAGCCTCTTTGCCGAAAAGGTCTGGACGCCGCGCCGCCCCCGTCCCGACAGCGACGAGCTTGCCGCCGCCATCGCCACGCTGCGCAAGGCGCAAAAGCCGCTGATCATCGCCGGCGGCGGCGTTCTCTATTCGCAGGCGACCGCCGAGTTGAAGGCCTTCGCCGGCATGCACGGCATTCCCGTCGCCGTCACCCAGGCCGGCAAGTCGGCGCTACCCGATGGTCATCCGCTCTGCATGGGCTCCGTCGGCGTCACCGGCACGTCGGCCGCCAATGCCTTTGCCGAGGAAGCGGATGTCATCCTTGCCGTCGGCACGCGCCTGCAGGACTTCACCACCGGCTCCTGGGCGCTGTTCAAACAGGACGGCGTGCGGATGATCGGCCTCAACACCACCCTGTTCGATGCCGCCAAACATGACAGCCAGCCGCTCGTCTGCGATGCGCGCGAAGGCCTGACCCTGCTTTCCGAAGCGCTCGGCGGCTGGAAGGCGCCGGCCGCGGTGGAGGCTTCGGCCAAGGCCCGCAAGGCGGAATGGACGGCGGCCGCCGCCCGCGCCACCGCGCCGGGCAATGCGGCCCTGCCCTCGGACGCGCAGGTCATCGGCGCCGTGCAGCGCTCCATCGGCGGGGAAAATTCCGTGCTCGTCTGCGCGGCCGGCGGGCTTCCCGGCGAATTGCACAAGCTGTGGCAGGCGGAAAAGCCCGGCGGTTATCACATGGAATACGGCTTTTCCTGCATGGGCTACGAGATCGCCGGGGCGCTCGGCGTCAAGCTCGCGCGGCCGGAGGCCGATGTCGTCGTCATGGTCGGCGACGGCTCCTACATGATGATGAATTCCGAGCTGTCGACCTCGATCATGCTCGGCAGGAAGCTTACCGTCGTCGTGCTCGACAATCGCGGCTACGGCTGCATCAACCGCCTGCAGATGGCGACCGGCGGCGCGAACTTCAACAACCTCCTGAAGGACGCGATGATCGAGGCCATGCCCGAGATCGATTTCCGCGCCCATGCCGAAAGCATGGGGGCCGTCGCCGTCAAGGTCGCCTCGCTCGCCGATCTCGAAACCGCGATCCAGCAGAGCAAGGCCAATGACCGCACCTCGGTCATCGTCATCGACACCGACCCGCTCATCACCACGAAGGACGGCGGCCACTGGTGGGACGTCGCGGTGCCGGAAGTCAGCCCGCGCGCCGAGGTCAACGCGGCCCGCGAAGCCTATGTCAAGGCGCGCGCGGCGCAGACCCTCGGCTAG
- the iolC gene encoding 5-dehydro-2-deoxygluconokinase: MPKTDQASAKTLDVITIGRASVDLYGQQLGTRLEDTASFAKSVGGCPANIAIGTARLGLRSALITRVGDEQMGRFIREQSAREGVDVAGIRTDRDRLTALVLLAIEAEGVSPMIFVRTDCADMALDESDVDDAFVRSSRAVLVTGTHFSRANSEAAQRKAIRIAKESGGKVIFDIDYRPNLWGLAGHAEGFERYVKSDRVSAILKSVLPDCDLVVGTEEEIMIASGADDVLSALKAIRAVSPATIVLKRGAMGCIVYDGPISDDLEDGIVGKGFPIEVYNVLGAGDAFMSGFLRGWLTGEDHATAATWANACGAFAVSRLLCSPEYPSWEELTHFLAHGSRHRALRKDETINHIHWATNRKQDDIPLLMALACDHRMQLVDVADELKVPHERISAFKRLTVEAAARVAEGRPGYGMLIDERFGRDAFFDAAARNFSWLGRPVELPGSRPLRFEFSQDIGSQLVEWPLDHCIKCLCFYHPDDPAALKTEQQEKLRTLFDAARRVGRELLVEIIAGKNGPLKDDTISTALQELYDLGIKPDWWKLEPQASPEAWRNIEATIARNDAYCRGIVLLGLEAPTEELVKAFEATRVAPSVKGFAVGRTIFADAARAWMAGTMDDEAAITDMAGRFRALTEAWLKTRGL; the protein is encoded by the coding sequence ATGCCCAAGACTGACCAGGCCTCGGCCAAGACGCTCGACGTCATCACCATCGGCCGCGCCTCCGTCGATCTCTACGGCCAGCAGCTCGGCACGCGGCTGGAAGACACCGCCTCCTTCGCCAAGTCCGTCGGCGGCTGCCCGGCCAATATCGCCATCGGCACCGCGCGGCTGGGCCTGCGCTCCGCCCTCATCACCCGCGTCGGCGACGAGCAGATGGGCCGCTTCATCCGCGAGCAGTCCGCCCGCGAGGGCGTCGATGTCGCCGGCATCCGCACCGACAGGGACCGGCTGACGGCGCTCGTGCTGCTCGCCATCGAGGCCGAGGGCGTTTCGCCGATGATCTTCGTGCGCACCGACTGCGCCGACATGGCGCTCGACGAGAGCGACGTCGACGACGCCTTCGTGCGCTCGTCCCGCGCCGTACTCGTCACCGGCACGCATTTTTCCCGCGCCAACAGCGAGGCCGCCCAGCGCAAGGCCATCCGCATCGCGAAGGAATCGGGCGGCAAGGTCATCTTCGACATCGACTACCGGCCGAACCTGTGGGGCCTTGCCGGCCATGCCGAAGGCTTCGAACGCTATGTGAAGTCCGACCGCGTCTCGGCGATCCTGAAATCCGTGCTGCCGGACTGCGACCTCGTGGTCGGCACGGAAGAAGAGATCATGATCGCCTCGGGCGCCGACGACGTGCTGTCCGCCCTGAAGGCGATCCGCGCGGTTTCCCCCGCCACCATCGTCCTCAAGCGCGGCGCCATGGGCTGCATCGTCTATGACGGCCCGATCTCCGACGATCTCGAGGACGGCATCGTCGGCAAGGGTTTCCCCATCGAGGTCTATAATGTGCTCGGCGCGGGCGATGCCTTCATGTCCGGCTTCCTGCGCGGCTGGCTGACCGGCGAGGATCACGCCACCGCCGCCACCTGGGCCAATGCCTGCGGCGCCTTCGCCGTCTCGCGCCTGCTCTGCTCGCCGGAATATCCGAGCTGGGAAGAACTGACCCATTTCCTCGCGCATGGCAGCAGGCACCGTGCCCTGCGCAAGGACGAGACCATCAACCACATCCACTGGGCGACCAACCGCAAGCAGGACGACATTCCGCTGCTGATGGCGCTCGCCTGCGACCACCGCATGCAGCTCGTCGACGTCGCCGACGAACTGAAGGTGCCGCATGAGCGGATTTCCGCCTTCAAGCGCCTCACCGTCGAGGCCGCGGCCCGCGTCGCCGAGGGGCGGCCCGGCTACGGCATGCTGATCGACGAACGCTTCGGCCGCGACGCTTTCTTCGATGCCGCCGCCCGGAATTTCTCCTGGCTCGGCCGCCCGGTGGAACTGCCGGGCTCGCGGCCGCTGCGCTTCGAGTTCAGCCAGGACATCGGCTCGCAGCTCGTGGAATGGCCGCTCGACCATTGCATCAAGTGCCTGTGCTTCTATCATCCGGACGATCCGGCCGCGCTGAAGACGGAGCAGCAGGAGAAGCTGCGCACCCTCTTCGACGCCGCGCGCCGCGTCGGGCGCGAATTGCTGGTCGAGATCATCGCCGGCAAGAACGGCCCGCTGAAGGACGACACCATTTCCACGGCGCTGCAGGAGCTCTACGATCTCGGCATCAAGCCGGACTGGTGGAAGCTGGAGCCGCAGGCCTCGCCCGAGGCCTGGCGCAACATCGAGGCGACGATCGCCCGCAACGACGCCTATTGCCGCGGCATCGTGCTGCTCGGCCTGGAAGCGCCGACGGAGGAACTGGTCAAGGCGTTCGAGGCCACCAGGGTGGCGCCGTCCGTCAAGGGCTTTGCCGTCGGCCGCACCATCTTCGCCGATGCCGCCCGCGCCTGGATGGCCGGCACGATGGACGACGAGGCGGCGATCACCGACATGGCCGGCCGCTTCCGCGCGCTGACCGAGGCCTGGCTGAAGACGCGCGGCCTTTAA
- a CDS encoding PHB depolymerase family esterase, translating to MRDRFKRSVERLLPTEARLGDLFWPFRNPERKTPTPRRRGAASPLVEVADFGSNPGCLRMFAHIPEGLPAGRPLVLVLHGCRQDAESYERAAGWASLADERGFAVVYAQQRGANNPRLCFTWFRPSEVTRDRGELMSIRQMVAHAADMAGSDPERVFITGLSAGGAMTAAMLANYPALFAGGAILAGLPFGAARDATRAFDAMEAAPERTAREWGDLVRKVSPRIARKPAISIWHGTADETVAFSNGLALVEQWRDLYRLPKDAFVEKRMKGRRTRIWPDKDGRALVAFHEIDGMGHGTPVMTGEGGGYAASTEPFMLEAGFSSTLEIAKEWGLTRKWKRPDAAPTPNPAHRKGA from the coding sequence ATGCGCGATCGTTTCAAGCGATCGGTCGAAAGGCTGCTGCCGACCGAAGCGCGGCTGGGAGACCTGTTCTGGCCGTTCCGCAATCCCGAGCGCAAGACGCCGACGCCGCGGCGGCGCGGCGCGGCCTCGCCGCTGGTGGAAGTCGCCGATTTCGGCAGCAATCCCGGCTGTCTGCGCATGTTCGCGCATATTCCCGAGGGCCTGCCCGCCGGACGCCCGCTCGTGCTGGTGCTGCATGGCTGCCGGCAGGATGCGGAAAGCTATGAGCGCGCCGCCGGCTGGGCCTCGCTTGCCGACGAGCGCGGCTTTGCCGTCGTCTACGCCCAGCAGCGCGGCGCGAACAATCCGCGGCTCTGCTTCACCTGGTTCCGCCCGAGCGAGGTGACGCGCGACCGCGGCGAACTGATGTCGATCCGCCAGATGGTGGCGCATGCGGCTGACATGGCGGGCAGCGACCCCGAGCGCGTCTTCATCACCGGCCTTTCGGCCGGCGGGGCGATGACCGCCGCCATGCTCGCCAACTATCCCGCACTCTTTGCCGGCGGCGCGATCCTTGCGGGCCTGCCCTTCGGCGCGGCGCGCGACGCCACCCGCGCCTTCGACGCCATGGAGGCGGCGCCCGAACGCACCGCCCGCGAATGGGGCGATCTCGTGCGCAAGGTTTCTCCGCGCATTGCCCGCAAGCCCGCCATTTCCATCTGGCACGGCACGGCGGACGAAACCGTCGCCTTTTCCAACGGCCTTGCCCTCGTCGAGCAATGGCGCGACCTCTACCGCCTGCCCAAGGACGCCTTCGTCGAAAAGCGCATGAAGGGCCGGCGCACCCGCATCTGGCCCGACAAGGACGGCCGCGCGCTCGTCGCCTTCCACGAAATCGACGGCATGGGCCACGGCACGCCGGTGATGACGGGCGAGGGCGGCGGCTATGCCGCGTCCACTGAACCCTTCATGCTGGAGGCGGGCTTCTCGTCGACGCTGGAGATCGCGAAGGAATGGGGCCTGACGCGCAAGTGGAAGCGGCCCGATGCCGCGCCGACACCCAACCCTGCGCACCGGAAAGGTGCATAG
- a CDS encoding MurR/RpiR family transcriptional regulator, translating into MNDSEAAQGRVPRDFESLRSVIIERKATMPKRLAQVAAYALANPDEMAFGTAASIATAADVQPSTLVRLAHHLGYEGFSDLQNVFRARLRDKTLSYEERLLSLESGPAANSDMELLSGFLTAASQSVARLAGTIDGETFSKSIDLLASAETIYLVAKRRSYPLTAHMAYAFGKLGIRHQIIASPNGIDGEIAQFATQKDAVIAASFAPYAAESLAQAQELARRGVPIVAITDSVFSPLASSATHWFEVSEADYAGFRSLSASMALAMALPVAIAEKRRSLRRSSKRNGAKHETE; encoded by the coding sequence ATGAACGACAGCGAAGCGGCCCAGGGGCGCGTGCCCCGCGATTTCGAGAGCCTGCGCAGCGTCATCATCGAGCGCAAGGCGACGATGCCGAAGCGGCTGGCGCAGGTGGCGGCCTATGCGCTGGCCAATCCCGACGAGATGGCCTTCGGCACCGCCGCCAGCATCGCGACGGCCGCGGACGTGCAGCCCTCCACGCTGGTGCGGCTCGCCCATCATCTCGGCTATGAAGGCTTCTCCGACCTGCAGAACGTTTTCCGGGCGCGGCTGCGCGACAAGACGCTGTCCTATGAGGAGCGCCTGCTTTCGCTGGAATCGGGGCCTGCGGCCAACAGCGACATGGAGCTGCTGTCCGGCTTCCTGACGGCCGCCAGCCAGTCCGTCGCCCGGCTCGCCGGCACCATCGACGGCGAAACCTTCTCGAAATCCATCGACCTGCTCGCCAGCGCCGAAACCATCTACCTCGTCGCCAAGCGCCGCTCCTATCCGCTGACGGCGCATATGGCCTATGCCTTCGGCAAGCTCGGCATCCGCCACCAGATCATCGCCTCGCCGAACGGCATCGACGGCGAAATCGCGCAGTTCGCGACGCAGAAGGACGCCGTGATCGCCGCGAGCTTCGCGCCCTATGCGGCCGAAAGCCTGGCGCAGGCGCAGGAACTGGCCAGGCGCGGCGTGCCCATCGTCGCCATCACCGATTCCGTCTTCTCGCCGCTCGCAAGCTCCGCCACCCACTGGTTCGAGGTGTCGGAGGCCGACTATGCCGGCTTCCGCTCGCTCTCCGCCTCCATGGCGCTTGCCATGGCGCTGCCGGTGGCCATCGCGGAAAAGCGGCGCAGCCTGCGGCGGTCGTCGAAACGAAATGGCGCGAAACACGAAACGGAATAG
- the iolE gene encoding myo-inosose-2 dehydratase: protein MKAKLGMSPIAWWNDDLPELSDDVSLEECLRQSRGAGFTGMEQGRRFPGTPEEMLPILRAADVTLCGGWFSGTLVDEDLSVNKDRIAPMIELFKAVNAPCIVYGEVGRSIQGDRSRPLATKPRLSDDEMKAYGRRLTEFGEWCADRGMPLSYHHHMAAVVETEAELDAFMNASGEGIPLLLDAGHLAFAGGDVLRAIDRHHARINHVHVKDIRKAVVDGLDRSRQSFLDAVALGAFTVPGDGSLDFAAIVQRFADYGYEGWFVVEAEQDPRTAPPQKMAEIGHAELMRVMTAAGYSVETEGFPKA from the coding sequence ATGAAAGCCAAACTCGGCATGTCGCCCATCGCGTGGTGGAACGACGACCTTCCCGAACTCAGCGACGACGTATCGCTGGAAGAATGCCTGCGCCAGTCGCGCGGCGCGGGCTTTACCGGCATGGAACAGGGCCGGCGCTTTCCGGGCACGCCCGAGGAAATGCTGCCGATCCTGCGCGCGGCCGACGTCACGCTGTGCGGCGGCTGGTTCTCCGGCACGCTGGTCGACGAGGACCTCTCCGTCAACAAGGACCGCATCGCGCCGATGATCGAGCTGTTCAAGGCGGTGAACGCGCCCTGCATCGTCTATGGCGAGGTCGGCCGCTCGATCCAGGGCGACCGCTCCCGGCCGCTCGCCACCAAGCCGCGCCTTTCCGACGACGAGATGAAGGCCTATGGCCGCCGGTTGACGGAGTTCGGCGAATGGTGCGCCGACCGGGGCATGCCGCTCTCCTACCACCACCACATGGCCGCCGTCGTGGAGACGGAAGCCGAGCTCGACGCCTTCATGAACGCCTCGGGCGAAGGCATTCCGCTGCTGCTCGATGCCGGGCACCTCGCCTTTGCCGGCGGCGACGTGCTGCGCGCCATAGACAGGCACCACGCCCGCATCAACCACGTCCATGTCAAGGACATCCGCAAGGCGGTGGTGGACGGGCTCGACCGCAGCCGGCAATCCTTCCTCGACGCGGTGGCGCTCGGCGCCTTCACCGTGCCGGGCGACGGCTCGCTCGATTTCGCCGCCATCGTCCAGCGCTTCGCCGATTACGGTTACGAGGGCTGGTTCGTCGTGGAGGCCGAGCAGGATCCGCGCACGGCCCCGCCGCAGAAGATGGCCGAGATCGGCCATGCCGAATTGATGCGCGTGATGACCGCCGCAGGCTATAGTGTGGAAACCGAAGGTTTTCCGAAAGCATAG
- a CDS encoding Gfo/Idh/MocA family protein, which translates to MKALGIGLIGTGYMGKCHALAWNNVSAVFGDVARPRLVHLAEADAALAESRAREFGFAKSTADWRDLLANPDVDVISVTTPNSFHPEMAIAALEAGKHVWCEKPMAPSFADAERMLAAQRAAGRVAILGYNYIQNPVIRHIGTLLEEGRIGAVNHVRVEMDEDFMADPEAPFYWKSESASGYGALDDFAVHPLSLLWSLFGHVEAVIAAQAKPYADRPLKDGGRRAVENHDIASVLMRLSGGISGVLMANRSAWGRKGRIALQIYGSRGSILYDQERMNEFQLYTVDGRASEQGFSTVLSAPHHKPYDRFIPAPGHGLGFNDLKVIECRELIAAIAGAPSHTVDFNHGLRIERAVHAMAQSFREGRWVEIGAA; encoded by the coding sequence ATGAAAGCCCTCGGAATTGGATTGATCGGCACCGGCTATATGGGCAAGTGCCATGCGCTGGCCTGGAACAATGTCAGCGCCGTCTTCGGCGATGTCGCGCGTCCGCGCCTCGTGCATCTGGCCGAGGCAGACGCCGCCCTTGCCGAAAGCCGCGCCCGCGAATTCGGCTTTGCGAAATCCACCGCCGACTGGCGCGATCTCCTCGCCAATCCCGATGTCGACGTCATTTCCGTCACCACGCCCAACAGCTTCCATCCCGAAATGGCCATCGCCGCGCTGGAAGCGGGAAAACATGTCTGGTGCGAGAAGCCGATGGCGCCGTCCTTCGCCGATGCCGAGCGCATGCTGGCCGCCCAGCGCGCCGCCGGAAGGGTCGCGATCCTCGGCTACAACTACATCCAGAACCCGGTAATCCGGCATATCGGGACCCTGCTGGAGGAGGGCCGGATCGGCGCCGTCAACCATGTGCGCGTCGAAATGGACGAGGACTTCATGGCCGATCCCGAGGCGCCCTTCTACTGGAAGAGCGAATCGGCCTCCGGCTACGGCGCACTGGACGATTTCGCCGTGCACCCGCTTTCCCTGCTTTGGAGCCTCTTCGGCCATGTCGAGGCGGTCATCGCCGCGCAGGCCAAGCCCTATGCCGACCGCCCGCTGAAGGATGGCGGCCGCCGCGCGGTCGAGAACCACGACATCGCCAGCGTGCTGATGCGCCTTTCGGGCGGCATTTCCGGCGTGCTGATGGCGAATCGCTCGGCCTGGGGCCGCAAGGGCCGCATCGCCCTGCAGATCTACGGCTCGAGGGGCTCGATCCTCTACGACCAGGAGCGCATGAACGAGTTCCAGCTCTATACCGTCGACGGTCGCGCCAGCGAGCAGGGTTTTTCCACAGTCCTCTCGGCCCCGCACCACAAGCCCTATGACCGCTTCATCCCCGCGCCCGGCCACGGCCTCGGTTTCAACGACCTCAAGGTCATCGAATGCCGCGAGCTGATCGCCGCCATTGCGGGCGCGCCGTCCCATACGGTGGATTTCAACCATGGCCTGCGCATCGAGAGGGCCGTGCACGCCATGGCGCAGTCTTTCCGCGAAGGACGATGGGTGGAAATCGGCGCGGCGTGA